One window of Magnetococcales bacterium genomic DNA carries:
- a CDS encoding DUF3369 domain-containing protein gives MKTGKINLDIGPSQGVIPGRTGRTGRSDIPSWKIIIIDDEPDVHQVTRMILKTFSFDGQRLELISGYSGAEAMELLRRHPDAAVVLLDVVMEEEDSGLKVVRWIRDVAQNRFVRIILRTGQPGQAPEDQVTTEYDINDYREKAGLTDTSLATSLISALRSYRDIRALDRTRNGLEKIIKATGNLFDVQSLDELAAGILTQLTAFFNPEGSSHASGPVECFVAAQEDGVSCIHAALGTHALFIGKPVEDVVTPSVLELIEEGRKSRGNQYRDRAYLGYFLSRKEKEHLIYLQLEQPLSKADHDLLNIFSLNIAAAFENLALNKEIINTQKDVIFVLGEVIEARSGETGHHVRRVAECSRLMARLLGLAPQEIELLWLASPMHDLGKIGISDTILNKPGPLTDEEWHIVRQHPEIGSTVLQGQKREVFQSGAIICSQHHEKWDGSGYPRGLKGDDIHIFARITALIDVFDALYHARAYKPAWSLDRILQLLAEEKGRHFEPRLVDLFMDHLDAFITIQAKYSG, from the coding sequence ATGAAGACAGGAAAAATCAACCTGGACATTGGCCCGTCCCAAGGGGTCATCCCTGGACGGACAGGACGGACAGGACGTTCCGACATCCCATCATGGAAAATCATCATCATCGACGATGAACCGGATGTCCATCAGGTCACCCGGATGATTCTCAAAACCTTTTCCTTCGACGGTCAGCGACTGGAGTTGATCAGCGGGTATTCGGGCGCGGAGGCGATGGAACTGTTGCGGCGGCATCCCGATGCGGCGGTCGTCCTGCTGGATGTCGTGATGGAAGAGGAAGATTCGGGGCTCAAGGTGGTTCGTTGGATCCGGGATGTGGCGCAAAACCGGTTTGTCCGGATCATCCTGCGCACCGGTCAACCGGGACAGGCCCCCGAGGACCAGGTCACGACCGAATACGACATCAACGATTACCGTGAAAAGGCGGGCCTGACCGATACCTCGCTCGCCACCTCCCTGATCTCCGCCCTGCGCTCCTACCGCGACATCCGCGCCCTCGACCGGACCCGGAATGGCCTGGAGAAAATCATCAAGGCCACGGGAAACCTGTTCGATGTCCAATCGCTCGACGAATTGGCGGCGGGAATACTCACCCAATTGACTGCCTTCTTCAACCCGGAAGGTTCGTCCCATGCCTCGGGCCCGGTCGAATGTTTCGTGGCGGCCCAGGAAGATGGGGTATCGTGCATCCATGCCGCCCTGGGGACCCATGCCCTCTTCATCGGAAAACCGGTGGAAGACGTGGTCACGCCATCCGTTCTGGAATTGATCGAAGAAGGACGAAAATCCCGCGGCAACCAATATCGCGACCGGGCTTATCTTGGCTATTTTCTTTCACGCAAGGAAAAGGAACACCTGATCTACCTGCAATTGGAGCAACCCCTCTCGAAAGCGGACCATGACCTGTTGAACATTTTTTCGCTCAACATTGCCGCTGCCTTCGAAAATTTGGCCCTGAACAAGGAGATCATCAACACCCAGAAGGATGTCATCTTCGTCCTCGGGGAGGTGATCGAGGCCCGTTCCGGGGAAACCGGACATCATGTCCGCCGCGTGGCCGAATGTTCCCGTCTCATGGCCCGACTCCTGGGCCTTGCCCCCCAGGAAATCGAACTCCTGTGGCTTGCCTCACCCATGCACGACCTGGGAAAAATCGGTATTTCCGATACGATCCTCAACAAGCCGGGTCCACTGACCGACGAAGAGTGGCACATCGTCCGGCAACATCCCGAAATCGGTTCCACCGTCCTCCAGGGGCAAAAACGCGAAGTGTTCCAATCGGGAGCGATCATATGTTCGCAACATCACGAAAAATGGGACGGCTCGGGATACCCGCGTGGACTCAAGGGCGATGACATTCATATATTCGCACGCATTACCGCCCTCATCGATGTATTCGACGCCCTGTACCATGCCCGGGCCTACAAACCCGCATGGTCCCTGGACCGGATTCTGCAACTTCTGGCGGAAGAAAAAGGGCGGCATTTCGAACCCAGGCTGGTCGATCTTTTCATGGACCACCTTGACGCTTTCATCACGATCCAGGCCAAATACTCCGGGTAG